From Apium graveolens cultivar Ventura chromosome 9, ASM990537v1, whole genome shotgun sequence, the proteins below share one genomic window:
- the LOC141685598 gene encoding uncharacterized protein LOC141685598: MAWNIDVKTTTIANYFRHCKIRSEENDEQELGEINEGVEGLNEVISNLRYRNVMDVEHLLNYPNENDAVMESPTDEEIIESVMSTDEGTDPEPDDSNVIPSVSSKEAFQALTTLNNYLLQHEQNIPGVIFALHKVKDEINFGFGGKKKQATIDSYFNKN, translated from the coding sequence ATGGCTTGGAATATTGATGTGAAAACAACCACAATTGCAAATTATTTTCGGCATTGCAAGATTCGTTcagaagaaaatgatgaacaaGAACTTGGAGAAATAAATGAAGGTGTCGAAGGATTAAATGAAGTTATCTCTAATTTACGATATAGGAATGTGATGGATGTCGAGCATCTCTTAAACTATCCAAACGAGAATGATGCGGTTATGGAATCACCTACGGATGAAGAAATCATTGAGTCGGTAATGAGCACTGATGAAGGGACTGATCCTGAACCCGACGATAGCAATGTCATCCCAAGCGTGTCATCAAAGGAAGCATTTCAAGCACTCACCACTTTGAACAATTACTTGTTACAACACGAGCAAAACATACCAGGAGTTATTTTTGCTTTACATAAAGTCAAGGACGAGATTAATTTTGGCTTTGGTGGAAAGAAGAAACAAGCTACAATAGattcatattttaataagaattaa
- the LOC141685597 gene encoding uncharacterized protein LOC141685597, translating into MYGGYANVGASLQDFRNFNKDAQMMIDKFKPILGYSIGRRNFELYGDSISLDATFDTNRYNLIFVLFTSVDKHDRCLGNLLCKETDFMEKIKTYIWSSIIETEEFESKWERVIKEFNLENNKWLQDMYALKASWIPAFFRNEPMFGLLRTTSRSESENSFLGSFINKEIRYMNFGCVLRVQWTSKGMRQLDWIEEILAFCLEMQIKRMSEEVDGVTHLKSGIHAFFGLKQIGVTKFPRSLVLNRWMQTADSETSSNLDVVTIDYFKMEQVSLKLTKIWFDFCQAVDKAGVEMDRLEHVHSTMKKLNTELDAYDGSIVSFTQKGHIDAMVDQQPEGEVHILPPNVCKNKGNYFKRLMSDR; encoded by the exons ATGTATGGTGGATATGCTAATGTTGGTGCTTCGCTGCAAGATTTTCGGAATTTCAATAAGGATGCACAGATGATGATTGACAAATTCAAAC CTATTTTGGGCTATTCTATTGGTCGTAGGAATTTTGAATTGTATGGTGATTCAATATCACTTGATGCAACATTTGATACAAATAG GTATAATTTGATTTTTGTACTATTTACTAGCGTTGACAAACACGACAGATGT CTTGGTAATCTATTATGCAAGGAGACGGACTTCATGGAGAAAATAAAAACTTATATCTGGTCATCTATTATTGAAACTGAAGAGTTTGAGAGCAAATGGGAGAGAGTTATAAAGGAatttaatttagaaaataataagtGGTTGCAAGATATGTATGCTCTAAAGGCTTCATGGATTCCTGCATTTTTTAGAAATGAGCCAATGTTTGGGTTGCTAAGAACTACTTCAAGATCTGAGAGTGAAAACTCATTTTTGGGCAGTTTCATAAACAAGGAGATACgttatatgaattttggttgtgTTTTGAGAGTGCAATGGACAAGCAAAGGAATGAGACAGTTAGACTGGATC gaagaaatCCTCGCTTTTTGTTTGGAAATGCAAATTAAGCGTATGAGTGAAGAAGTTGATGGTGTTACTCATTTGAAATCAGGGAT ACATGCATTTTTTGGTTTGAAACAAATTGGGGTTACCAAATTTCCAAGAAGCCTTGTTCTTAATCGTTGGATGCAAACTGCTGATAGTGAAACTTCATCAAATTTAGATGTGGTAACCATTGATTATTTTAAGATGGAACAAGTATCTTTAAAACTGACCAAAATTTGGTTTGATTTTTGCCAAGCAGTTGACAAGGCTGGGGTAGAAATGGATAGACTTGAGCATGTACACAGCACTATGAAGAAGTTAAATACCGAGTTGGATGCTTATGATGGATCTATTGTCAGTTTTACGCAAAAGGGTCATATTGATGCAATGGTTGATCAGCAACCTGAAGGAGAAGTGCACATTCTTCCACCTAATGTTTGTAAGAACAAAGGAAACTACTTTAAGAGGCTGATGAGTGATAGGTAA